The Streptomyces sp. NBC_01275 genome has a segment encoding these proteins:
- a CDS encoding helix-turn-helix domain-containing protein, which yields MGLRLEESLRLTVAALMQVTGESQRSVAGVLGLTQTQVSRRQSGAVSWSLRDVDALAEHYGIGALDLLAGPTRACEALPADRRRAVRTEARGTGR from the coding sequence ATGGGATTGCGCTTGGAGGAGTCGCTGCGGCTGACGGTGGCCGCGTTGATGCAGGTGACGGGTGAATCGCAGCGGTCGGTTGCGGGGGTGCTGGGACTGACGCAGACACAGGTGTCACGCCGTCAGTCGGGCGCCGTCTCCTGGAGCCTGCGCGACGTCGACGCCCTGGCCGAGCACTACGGCATCGGCGCGCTGGACCTCCTGGCGGGTCCGACCAGAGCGTGCGAGGCGCTGCCCGCCGACCGGCGCCGTGCCGTGCGGACCGAAGCGAGGGGGACGGGCCGGTGA
- a CDS encoding helix-turn-helix transcriptional regulator — protein MSDFDAIDSLLDAVGPQAELPPCHVRRELRERARLSKAQVARALGVSPSTLSGWESGRDPAGEIRTKYAYLLDGLNAKLATETETEAAPAAEQPVTSGTAPTASPLSSPDLCLDEDGDDVELLVVPEPCVLCGRPAGQRVAGFAQHLAPADCQPTATGAPAAPPAGQPTAHTPKAPPRTKGPARATERSKGPARHAFQEPSGPVDLIREAVQGALAEHRGDVDAATAALLKRAIPDAMRLLDETRKGARYDVIAHPWIPDILKKQTARGADQIWEARPKWTRHELPPGRHEVTALDINGSYLSALKTHLPLGQLEHSTGLAHDRRRSGVHLITPPEWGHEAVLPNPIGQRDEPGPLWVTEPTLRLLLRLSGPKHQLCAPPQIHESYTSGTTENLLEKFRIALKDARDTAIEQGDTVTLEYVKAMYSKFVSTMGESNYNRELYRPDWMHLIRSQAFANLWLKALKAHDEGLAVVRAMGTDELHVIGDWRRVFAEGRGVTEVKVKDTYTAGSDAAEHAGEGE, from the coding sequence GTGAGCGACTTCGACGCGATCGACTCGCTGCTCGACGCCGTCGGCCCGCAGGCCGAACTCCCGCCCTGCCACGTGCGCCGCGAGCTGCGGGAGCGGGCTCGGCTGTCCAAGGCGCAGGTGGCACGCGCGCTCGGCGTGAGCCCGTCGACCCTCAGCGGATGGGAAAGCGGCCGGGACCCGGCCGGCGAGATCCGCACCAAATACGCCTACCTGCTGGACGGACTGAACGCCAAGCTCGCCACCGAGACCGAGACCGAGGCGGCGCCGGCTGCGGAGCAGCCCGTCACGTCAGGCACGGCCCCGACCGCCAGCCCCTTGTCTTCGCCGGACCTCTGCCTGGACGAGGACGGGGACGACGTGGAGCTGCTCGTCGTACCCGAGCCCTGTGTGCTGTGCGGCCGTCCGGCCGGACAACGCGTGGCGGGGTTCGCTCAGCACCTAGCCCCGGCCGACTGCCAGCCCACCGCCACCGGAGCCCCAGCTGCCCCGCCAGCCGGACAGCCCACCGCGCACACCCCGAAAGCGCCGCCGCGCACGAAAGGTCCGGCGCGTGCGACGGAGCGTTCCAAGGGCCCGGCCCGCCACGCGTTCCAGGAGCCGTCCGGCCCGGTCGACCTGATCCGCGAGGCCGTGCAGGGCGCGCTCGCCGAGCACCGGGGTGACGTCGACGCAGCCACGGCGGCACTGTTGAAGCGGGCGATCCCGGACGCGATGCGACTGCTGGACGAGACCCGCAAGGGCGCCCGCTACGACGTGATCGCGCACCCCTGGATCCCCGACATCCTCAAGAAGCAGACCGCGCGCGGCGCGGACCAGATCTGGGAAGCCCGCCCCAAGTGGACCCGTCACGAACTCCCGCCCGGCAGGCATGAGGTGACCGCGCTCGACATCAACGGCTCTTACCTCTCCGCCCTCAAGACGCACCTCCCCCTGGGCCAGCTCGAGCACTCCACCGGCCTCGCCCATGACCGCCGCCGCTCCGGAGTCCACCTGATCACCCCGCCCGAGTGGGGGCACGAGGCGGTGCTGCCCAACCCGATCGGCCAGAGGGACGAGCCCGGTCCCCTGTGGGTCACCGAGCCGACGCTGCGCCTCCTGCTGCGCCTGTCCGGCCCCAAGCACCAGCTGTGCGCGCCTCCTCAGATCCACGAGTCGTACACCTCCGGGACCACGGAGAACCTGCTCGAGAAGTTCCGCATCGCGCTGAAGGACGCCCGCGACACGGCGATCGAGCAGGGCGATACGGTGACGCTGGAGTACGTGAAGGCGATGTACTCGAAGTTCGTCTCCACGATGGGCGAGTCGAACTACAACCGGGAGCTCTACCGCCCGGACTGGATGCACCTCATCCGCAGCCAGGCCTTCGCCAATCTGTGGCTCAAGGCGCTCAAGGCCCATGACGAGGGCCTGGCCGTCGTCCGGGCGATGGGCACCGACGAACTCCACGTCATCGGTGACTGGCGCCGTGTCTTCGCCGAAGGCCGCGGTGTTACCGAGGTCAAGGTCAAGGACACGTACACCGCCGGAAGCGACGCCGCTGAGCATGCAGGCGAGGGGGAGTAG
- a CDS encoding transcriptional regulator — protein sequence MPEKNIDFGRFGARGIKGSDAVARKLDELAGGIATPVTAKRGWTARLHYLTKSAQTLKAAQDAGLTVTHRTLKAWLGEDRRPSKSNLKRIDQVYRAVRRHYVARHLLRRLNRDGRGTRVEIHPLNQSQVPQPLQRVVEYRTMNVRRWDRIVGSWAAGDHQGLDAAWQDTIVDLGSQWGQYEYVTNVGFAA from the coding sequence GTGCCGGAGAAGAACATCGACTTCGGAAGGTTCGGCGCCCGGGGCATCAAGGGCAGCGACGCCGTCGCGCGCAAGCTCGACGAGCTCGCGGGCGGCATCGCCACTCCCGTGACCGCCAAGCGCGGCTGGACGGCGCGCCTGCACTACCTGACGAAGTCGGCCCAGACCTTGAAGGCCGCCCAGGACGCCGGGCTGACGGTGACGCACCGGACGCTGAAGGCGTGGTTGGGGGAAGACCGGCGCCCCTCCAAGTCCAACCTGAAACGCATTGACCAGGTGTACCGGGCGGTGCGCCGTCACTACGTCGCCCGCCATCTCCTCAGGCGCCTCAACCGCGACGGGCGCGGCACCCGGGTGGAGATCCACCCGCTCAACCAGTCCCAGGTGCCGCAGCCGCTGCAGCGGGTGGTGGAGTACCGGACGATGAACGTGCGCCGCTGGGACCGCATCGTCGGCTCCTGGGCGGCCGGCGACCATCAGGGCCTCGACGCCGCGTGGCAGGACACGATCGTCGACCTCGGCTCGCAGTGGGGCCAGTACGAGTACGTCACCAACGTCGGCTTCGCCGCATAG
- a CDS encoding restriction endonuclease has translation MPRRSPPLRPPRGAREQAAAAAVACAALWLLAKIATATWQAAVRIWPWLALLAALALGYAAWRFIREVRARKVRAETLARLRITLAQLDAMDDRAFEFALRDLLLRDGWNARQVGRRGDQAADVIGEDRQRGRIVLQAKHTTVAGKVGSSVMYQVKGTAGPVHGADTAVVVTNGSFTRDAETWGERHQVHWVDRDRLRRWAEHGTPLQDLLRLPTARKTAFRRAA, from the coding sequence ATGCCCCGCCGCTCGCCCCCGCTGCGCCCGCCCCGAGGCGCCAGGGAACAGGCCGCCGCCGCGGCCGTAGCCTGCGCCGCACTCTGGCTGCTGGCCAAGATCGCCACAGCCACGTGGCAGGCAGCCGTCCGCATCTGGCCATGGCTCGCCCTCCTCGCAGCCCTCGCCCTCGGCTACGCAGCCTGGCGGTTCATCCGTGAAGTACGGGCCCGGAAGGTGCGGGCCGAGACGCTGGCCCGGCTCCGGATCACGCTCGCGCAACTCGATGCCATGGATGACCGGGCCTTCGAATTCGCACTGCGTGACCTGCTCCTCCGGGACGGCTGGAACGCACGGCAGGTCGGCCGACGAGGAGACCAGGCCGCAGACGTCATCGGCGAAGACCGCCAACGCGGCAGGATCGTCCTGCAGGCCAAGCACACCACCGTCGCCGGCAAGGTCGGCTCATCCGTGATGTACCAGGTCAAAGGAACCGCAGGCCCCGTCCACGGGGCCGATACCGCAGTCGTGGTCACCAACGGCTCCTTCACCCGGGACGCCGAAACATGGGGCGAACGCCACCAGGTGCACTGGGTCGACCGGGACCGCCTGCGCCGGTGGGCCGAACACGGCACACCCCTGCAAGACCTTCTGCGCCTGCCCACGGCACGCAAGACAGCCTTCCGCCGGGCTGCCTGA